GGAGCAGAAGACCTGGAGAAGGCAGacaacttgcccaaggtcacaaagCTAGAGAGTGGCAGGACCAGGAATTAGACAGAGGTGCACATCCACGTGACTCTCCCTGCTGCGCCACCTTCACACTcaagccctcccccacccctccatttCTAGCGGCAGGGTGGGGATCTGAGACAACCCTCTAGGGCTCTGCCTGCAAAGGAAGTCCAGGTTCCTCTTTCCTCCCACCCCAGACATAAGACCCACATTCAGAGGACACACGGATTCCTTCCAGACCTACTATGTGTGCACGACCCCCCCGGAAAGCCCTGTGGGCTGCAAATGCCTCCACCTCTGAACACTAaacttccatttaaaaaaaaaaaaagatgatgatgatgttgatgataacGATGATGGCGAAAACAGAACGGGCAAAGAGGAAGTGCTGTTTAAACGCCGGCGGGGGTCAGAGCAGGAGGAAGTCAGGCTAGTGCGAGTCTATTCGCCCTTTTGGTTCCTCAATTCAGCCGCCTGGCCTGGACCACCCACCAGCCCCCAAAATGAAGTTAGCGGAGGGCAGCGCGGCGCCCGGATCAAGCCCTGCAGCGCTCACCTGGCCTGCAAGAGGGGTGTGCCCGGGGACGGCCACTCGGACCCCGCGCCCCAGCCTCCCAGTGCACAGCGCCCCAGGCGCTCGCTCCCTCCCTGCAGCCCGGGAGACCAGGGCGGCGACGCCGTAGCGGGCTCCCGGCCGGCCCTGCACGTACCTGGCAGCCCgacaggcgggcgggcgggcgagctGGCGGCGGGAGCCTGCGGTGCACACACGCCGCTTCCGGGTCGGCGGCTCGCGCGTCCCCGCCGCAGGTTCGCGAGCGGCCCCGCCGCGGCAGCAAGCAGCAGCAACAGCGGCGAGCAGCAGCAAACGGCAGCAGCGGCGGCCCGGCCCCGGCGAGGCTAGAAATCGCTATAAAAGGAAGAGGCggcgaggaggaagaggaagcgcTGTTTACCTTCGCAGCCCAGCCCGGCGCCGCACAAAAGGAGGACGCGGCGACGCGCCGCCCCCCCGCGCCCGGGCCCCGCCGCAGCACGGGTCCCGCGTCACCGCGCCCGGGACCGCCCCGCGCCGCCCCCGCCCCAGCCCGCCTGGTGACCTTGGGCGAGTCCCGAGCGCCTAGGCCGGACCCCCAGGGCGCCGGGCCCCCGCGGCCCCTCCCTCACCTGGGATGAGGGGTCCAGATGCGCTCGGCTCGGGCGCCACCTGCCTGGCTGCTCCTGGACCGCGGGCGCCAGGCAGAAACACCCACAGGGTCCAGTGGTGCAAGCCCCGCGGGGACCGACCAATAAAGCAGAGGCGATGCGAggcgggtggggggtgggggtctggGCTCCCTATACGGTCATCCCAGGACTTGTAATTTAGCAAGAGGCAAACTCCCCAATTACCATGTCCTTGTCGTGATTCCCATTTCGGTTGGTGTGGGAACTACTGTCCTTCCCGTTGGCTAGGACATAATTAAGAggcattaacacacacacaccctttactCCTCTGCCCTCAAGTCCATGTCATCGTTATCTTGATTTTTCAACCACATTTTTCAAGAATATTTAGTGTTCCATGAAATATCTTTTCCCTGACCTCTAACATGGTATCCAAAGGGTTACGCCCACGGCTTTCAACCCCTCCTTCTCATTCTTAccacccctccctccacctgTGCTGGGGGTTTGTGGGGTACAATATTGGGGACTGATTTACCTTGGCCTATTTCATCTTTAACAAAGGTGTGTGTCCAGATTTTCCTTAACTGGGGCAAGTTCAGGGAGCTTGGTTAGGGTGCTATGGTGGACTCCAGGAGGACtctccaggatttttttttttcttggctgtaAGGAAACCTCCTAGTGCTGTGTAGAGTCACTCTTGCTTGCACTGGGACAAGCAAGAAAGGATGTGAGGCCGACTTGGCATAGCAGACCCGAAGAGAGGGCAGAAATGCTTTCTAGAAGTTTCGGGAGGTATTTAGGCCTAGGGGACAATTGCCTGGGAGgctaagggcctgagttcaagtcctccCTTACCATTGCTCTTCATGGCCCTGGTCCAGTGACAAAGCCTGCCAGGCTCTGTGGCGAGCCGATGCCACACCATCTTAACAGTGTGAGAAGTGGtctgactattgagtcaatggtcAGCTATAAACTTGAGGAAACAGAGGTTCAAACCTGGTACAGCAGAGAGCATGCGAAACGGGTGGGGCTCAGTTTGGAGGTGCCCAGTGAACTAGGTGCCTGAGGCTCTGCCTACCTCACTTAGCTCTCACCGTGGTCAGGAAGCAGCCTGCCCAGAGTTATGCATGAAGAGGTAGAGCAGGGACAGATGGCATCAGCCTGAGGTCATACCTATCACATGCCAGGGGGGCCAAGCAAGTACCCAGGTTGTGTCACTGAAGCCCAAGGACTTGCCCGGTCTGAGCCATGTGAGATGGAGCAACAGTAATGAGACCATGTACAGAACCTAGGAGGGCTATCGCGCCGCTGCTGCCACTATTGGAATAAGTATTAAAGACTCAAGGACCTAAAGTTTTCtaggaagctgggggagggggacttcAAACAGCTTCGGGGAGTTAGAGTGCAGCCTGGGTGTGGCCAGGAGGCAGGGAAGAACAGGGGAAGCGGAGGGCATGGACAGGGGACCATGCTTACTTAGCCTGTGTTCGGATGAGTTCAACACTTGCTAGGATGGAATCCAATCAGGCATTCCTGTGTGCCTCCGATAGGACAGTCTGTTCCCGGCCTCAGTGAGACTGAGTCTTGCTCGTTCAGCCAGACTCTGGTGTGCTTGACAGATTCAAGCACGTGGAGAGCTGGAAATGGTGTTTTCGGAGTCTTTGGTGAGTCTGTGGTGGCCTGAGACATCAACCCTGACAGGAGAGAGTGAACTCCAGCATCCTGTGAGGAACCCCGCCTGCCATTCCCAGCCATGCAGGCACAGGCAAGTCACGTAGCCTCCGGCTGTAATTCATCCATCTGTACGTGGGTATGAAAATGTCACCTTCCGGTATAGGAAGGACTGACTACATGAGATAATGAATTTTACATGATTTGCCAACTGTGGTGCCATCTTTTTTATCTTAATACTAAAATCCGGATCTCATGGCATCTTTCGAGCAAaaattttgtatttcctttgtgTATGCATTTGCAGGAGCGGACGCTGCCCTGCCTAAAAACTGACAGAAGGTGAAAGTCAGGTGATTCAGGCACGTCCTTTTGTCCCGCTGGGTTAGCAGTTTGCAATTAAACACATTCTGCATCCCAACATGACCCACACAAACTCAGGGAAGGCCTCTTGCCTATTTGCCTGGCTTCCCTCCGCTCTGGCCAATCAGATCCCAGAGATGATGCAGAAGCCTCTAAACTAGATGGAGCCTGGCCAGCTGCTGTGCAGGGATACAGCAGGGCACATGGAGGATGCCTGCCCAGGGCTCATCAGCCCCTCAGGACGGACATCCTCCTCAGTAAAGTCGAGTGCCCTGCTGTCGCATGAAGCTAAAGCTGGAACAGTGGTCCTCATGGGAAACACAAGGACTCTGAGCCTTCCAAAGCTCAGGAATCAAGAGGTGTGAGGTGAGCGGGGCCGTGGAGCGAGGCCTTATCTCAACAACACAAAACCTGTGGGGTGCGGtggcacaggaggcagaggcaggcagatctctgtgagtttggcagtctggtctacatggtgagttccaggccagccagagccgcacagtgagaccctgtctcaagaaaaaaactaACCAGATAACCAAACAAAACTGTGTCCTCGGGGGGCTGCTGGGCTAGGGAGCAGAAAGTGGGAAAGTGAACGTGTGATGTGTAAAGGGGATCCTTCGAGGTAATAAAATCATTCTCCAATCAAATCCCAGGGATGGATATCCATGAACAGCACACGGAATGTCTCTGAATCTGGAATGTCTTTGGAATCTGAGCTCTGTAGATGTTACGTGAACTTCTTTATATTACAGTATCCATTGTATCTACAACCAGACTACAGAAAAGGGTCAGAGTGTGGGAATCTCGGCAAGTAGGTGTGGTGAGTCCTTGGGGGGAGTCACTGCCTTTTACAAATAGTTCTATAGCAACTGAGACTAAAACAGAACTTAACTCAGAATGTGTATCGTTTTTATGTAATTGAGTTTGTATTTTTAGGAAAATAAAGTATGAAATACCATTTAGATACttagaagagatttttttaagtcaaatcttgtttatcttttttgaaacatgagcttttgtagcccaggctgtccttaaatttATCAGATAGCCAAGGATAACATCAAGCTTCTGATGCTTCTGTCATTTTTACAGGTGTGTATTGACacacccattttttttcttttccttctttcttgcttttttattaGCAAAGCTTTGAGGGAAGTATCTAGTCTGGCCCTACTTCAGGCTTCTTCATGGGAAATGGGCTGATGGTGAAGCAAGGCATTGTGGGGGACTGTGGGGGTGATGAAGGCAAAATCACACTTGGAAGATGCTTAATCATGGTAGTGTGGCCATTGTCACTGTAAGGTAGATGAAGTCTTTCAAAGTGTGGCTCCATAGGGAGAGCAAACCAAAGAAATTTATAGAGCGCATCAGTGACCTGGGCTACAGTGACGGgggtgatagacagacagacagacagacagacagacgcttGTGTCACACTATGGTGTGGACATGCAGTAGTCCCACAAAGGCACTGCATGGCAGGCTTGGCTCCAGAAACTGAAGCTATCGAGAGGCCCCTGAAGTATTGTCAGTGGCTCCATTGACGGACCAACCCATAGCTGAAAGTCCTAAGAAGAGGCAGGGACTAGTTTCATGGAGTGGGTGGCTGGAAGTGTCTTTAGGCAGAGTTTATCCTTTCTCTGACTGGCACCACGATATCCTGCTTCAGGCCCATGAATTAAAATCTATAAAACCACGGCCAAGACTCTTTCCTCTACCATGTTGACTTTGCCCAGTATGTGCTCACAGCCATGAGAAACAGTGACACAAATCTAAACACCAGGGGtatctttctcttttgttcttgcCTGGAGCCCAAGGTCGGGGTGGACATCGGGTTCAGGAGAGGGCCTTATTCCAGGTTGCAGATTCCTGACTTCATGAATCCTCATGTGGTAAAAGGGCAAAGGTCAGCCCCTGGGCCTTTTTCTAAATGGTACCAATACCTTTTAAGAGGGCTCTACTCTATGCCCAAATAGCCTCCCAAAGGTCCCTCCTCCTTGTGTTGCCTGACATTTGAAGTCAGGGCTTTAATATATGGATTCAGAGGGCCACATCAAGATTCTATCCATTGCAAGGAGATTTTAGAAGTATTCATGTCAAGAACTGTGATGTCGGAGTAGACATGAcagctcctctccctctctctcctcattaAACTCTGAAGATATGAGATGGGAGAAAAAAGAGCATTTTTCAAGGTATGTTGCTGGCACTCCAGAAAATACCAACCATCAAAAAAGGCAGTGAAGAAACTGCGTGGGCctggggtggtggcacatgtctttaattccagaacttggaggcaggagcacacagatctccatgagtttaaGGTTAATCTGGTCTacctagagagaccctgtctcaatcaaaCGAACTACAAGTCCCAAGCATGTCCCTTACGTGCCCCCTGAGGCCTCACTCCCAAAGGAAAGTGAGAAGCACATTTGTTCTCAAGGAGTTGCTATGAATTTGTCAGGTATGGAAGATTTacccaaatggagaattttcgcTGTTCAGGAAAACTCACTTTTGAGGATGGACCTCATTCTTGCCTGAGCTGATGTGGGAGATCTTGTGAGATACTAAATGATTCCATGTGATAAGGAACAGGCTTCCTTCAATGCTCACCCTGCCCTCCCAGCATGTGGGTGCATGCAGATAAATTCTGGGTCTCATATGAAGATCATAGGACCCTGTGACACTGTCATATACCTCAGTCCCCTGGAGTCAGAATTTCAGCCCACATCTGATAATACCAAAGTCTTAGATTTTCTTTATCTTTGTGCTCATATTACCTGGATAATATAAGTACTCTCAACATGATTCCAGTTATACAGAAGCTGTCCATAGGTTGTATTGTGTACTATACCATTGTGTAGACTTAATAAACATTCTTGAATTTGGGTGCCCACAAGGGTCCTAGAGTCAACACCAAGAAACAACTACAACTGTAtagttacatacatacacatatatatatgtgtatatatacacacacacacacacacacacacacacacgcctgcaaACTACTGTGTTCTGAGGCAAGTGCATCTGGGATGCTGTCACAGCCCAAGGGTCTGACTCAGTGGTTGTGGGTAGACCCTGCTTCAGAAGTTCTCAAAGATCTCCATCTGCAACCCTGGGGTTTGTTGCTAGCTTCAGTGACATTTCTGAGACATTTATACTgcactgtctgcctgcctgcctgcctttcttcctttctgaaacAGGGAATCATATaacctaggctgtccttgaactcaacaCTTAACTGAGGACGACCTTGAatttcccatcctcctgcctccgtcctGTTTCTGTGGTGTTGGGGATGGTGGCGAGGACTCTGCATGTTCGGTAGGCACTGACCTATTCAATGACTTCCGTTCACTGCACTTAG
This portion of the Apodemus sylvaticus chromosome 17, mApoSyl1.1, whole genome shotgun sequence genome encodes:
- the LOC127668053 gene encoding basic salivary proline-rich protein 4-like, producing MTQIPGLGVFSWQPDRRAGGRAGGGSLRCTHAASGSAARASPPQVRERPRRGSKQQQQRRAAANGSSGGPAPARLEIAIKGRGGEEEEEALFTFAAQPGAAQKEDAATRRPPAPGPRRSTGPASPRPGPPRAAPAPARLVTLGESRAPRPDPQGAGPPRPLPHLG